A section of the Mesorhizobium loti genome encodes:
- the tnpC gene encoding IS66 family transposase gives MRLELEDLETDFAASVPDLELPIVADTDKVRVLPVRKLNPNLPRNRIVRELSCECCPGCGGDMRAMGEDSEEMLDLVAQAWQVIETVRPKYSCRTCDKIIQAPVPAKAIARGKLSYAALAHIMMAKWGYNLPFYRQAQMIAAKGIDIERSTLARSAGYAAALLDPIYNRIREIGRTRSKIHTDDTRLPILAPSTGKTHKGALWVYVADDRNSGSKEPPIACYRATMGRAGESVMSELAGFAGTLQADGFSGYNQLYKGGAIREAACLAHLRRKIFDVHDSQPTELSTTAMAGIQAIYRIEEGDTRAPARRAIGRTTKSDPTTGPGDATTAYA, from the coding sequence ATGCGGCTCGAACTCGAAGATCTCGAGACCGATTTCGCCGCCAGCGTGCCCGATCTCGAACTGCCCATCGTCGCTGACACCGACAAGGTCCGAGTGTTGCCAGTGCGCAAGCTCAACCCGAACCTGCCGCGCAATCGGATCGTTCGCGAGCTCTCTTGCGAATGCTGCCCGGGCTGCGGTGGCGACATGCGCGCCATGGGCGAAGATAGTGAGGAGATGCTCGATCTGGTCGCCCAGGCCTGGCAGGTGATCGAGACCGTTAGACCCAAGTACAGCTGCCGGACCTGCGATAAAATCATCCAGGCGCCGGTACCAGCCAAGGCCATTGCTCGCGGCAAGCTCAGCTATGCCGCGCTCGCCCATATCATGATGGCCAAGTGGGGTTATAATCTGCCCTTCTACCGTCAGGCCCAGATGATAGCCGCCAAGGGCATCGATATCGAGCGATCCACGCTTGCGCGCAGCGCCGGCTACGCCGCCGCCTTGCTCGATCCGATCTACAATCGCATCCGTGAGATCGGCCGTACCCGCAGCAAGATTCACACCGACGACACGCGGCTTCCGATCCTGGCGCCAAGCACCGGCAAGACGCACAAGGGCGCGCTCTGGGTTTACGTCGCCGACGATCGCAACTCGGGTTCGAAGGAGCCGCCAATCGCCTGTTATCGCGCCACCATGGGCCGCGCCGGCGAGAGCGTTATGAGTGAGCTCGCCGGATTTGCCGGCACGCTCCAGGCCGACGGCTTCAGCGGCTACAATCAGCTCTACAAGGGCGGCGCCATTCGCGAAGCTGCCTGCCTGGCCCATCTGCGTCGCAAGATATTTGACGTTCACGACAGCCAGCCGACCGAGCTCAGCACGACGGCCATGGCCGGTATCCAGGCGATCTACCGGATCGAGGAAGGAGATACGCGGGCTCCCGCCCGCCGAGCGATTGGCCGCACGACGAAGTCGGACCCGACCACTGGTCCGGGCGATGCGACGACAGCTTATGCGTAA
- the tnpA gene encoding IS66-like element accessory protein TnpA, whose translation MVAEISGGAPAEDCAAMPGRVRQRRLWSCTEKRALVDLASAAGSSVPEVAEAFGVAPSQLYAWRKQMAGGELEADRAMATFARIEVNDLPEVERPVADCPDPAGRIVVAFPNGARLRIDGTIDPTALRIVLAELTR comes from the coding sequence ATGGTCGCCGAGATCAGCGGCGGCGCGCCGGCCGAAGATTGTGCAGCGATGCCCGGGCGCGTGCGGCAGCGAAGGCTGTGGAGTTGCACTGAGAAGCGCGCGCTGGTCGACCTGGCGAGCGCGGCGGGGTCGTCGGTGCCTGAGGTCGCGGAGGCGTTCGGCGTAGCTCCATCCCAGCTCTATGCGTGGCGCAAGCAGATGGCCGGCGGCGAACTCGAGGCCGATCGGGCGATGGCAACTTTCGCGCGGATCGAAGTGAACGATCTGCCCGAGGTCGAGCGTCCCGTCGCCGATTGCCCGGACCCGGCCGGCAGGATCGTCGTGGCCTTTCCGAACGGCGCGCGCTTGCGGATCGACGGGACCATCGATCCGACGGCGCTGCGTATCGTACTGGCGGAGTTGACCAGGTGA
- the tnpB gene encoding IS66 family insertion sequence element accessory protein TnpB (TnpB, as the term is used for proteins encoded by IS66 family insertion elements, is considered an accessory protein, since TnpC, encoded by a neighboring gene, is a DDE family transposase.) — protein sequence MITVVPTDRIYLCCGETDMRRGINSLARMVQQVLALDPHSGAIFCFRGRKGHIIKILAHDDQGFCLFTKRLSDGCFAWPTTKDQVTVSLTKAQLSLLLDGIDWRRPNKIYRPRLAG from the coding sequence GTGATCACGGTGGTGCCGACCGACCGGATTTACTTGTGCTGCGGTGAGACCGATATGCGCCGCGGGATCAACAGCCTGGCGCGGATGGTGCAGCAGGTGCTCGCGCTCGACCCGCATTCCGGCGCGATCTTCTGCTTCCGTGGACGCAAGGGTCATATCATCAAGATTTTGGCGCATGACGACCAGGGGTTCTGCCTTTTTACAAAACGCCTTTCCGATGGGTGTTTCGCTTGGCCGACTACCAAGGATCAGGTGACCGTGTCGCTCACTAAGGCACAGCTTTCCCTACTTTTGGACGGGATCGATTGGCGCCGGCCGAACAAGATTTATCGACCGCGTCTGGCCGGCTAA
- the tnpC gene encoding IS66 family transposase, which produces MSEQAPSIADFLARIATLEAAVSARDTAIAERDEQLRRERAEAALRIQRLQLRIDRFNRKAFGRSSEKLGQMQLELEDLEIDFAASVPDLELPIVADSDKVRVLPLRKLNPNLPRKRVVREPSCACCPGCGGDLRAMGEDSEEMLDLVAQAWQVMETVRPKYSCRTCDKIIQAPAPAKAIARGKLSYAALAHIMMAKWGYHLPFYRQAQMMAAKGVDIERSTLARSAGYAAALLDPIYNRIREIGRTRSKIHTDDTRLPILAPSTGTTHKGALWVYVADDRNSGSQEPPIAWYRATMGRAGESVMTELAGFAGTLQADGFSGYNQLYKGGAIREAACLAHLRRKIFDVHDSQPTELSTTAMAGIQAIYRIEEEIRGLPPAERLAARRRRTRPLVRALRRQLMRQGKGLSRHADIAKAFAYGAKRWRAFNRFLYDGQLEPDNLIAERAIRGFTVGRRNWLFSGNFAAAERSAVVLSIIETCKLGGVDAEAYMADVTERIQNDWPASRWDELMPWNWARREEMPLPLAA; this is translated from the coding sequence GTGTCGGAACAAGCTCCCTCCATCGCTGATTTCCTCGCCCGGATCGCCACTCTGGAGGCGGCCGTTTCCGCCCGTGACACCGCCATTGCCGAACGCGATGAGCAGCTGCGAAGAGAGCGCGCCGAGGCCGCGCTTCGCATCCAGCGCCTGCAGCTGCGGATCGATCGCTTCAACCGCAAGGCCTTCGGCCGCTCCTCCGAGAAGCTCGGCCAGATGCAGCTCGAACTCGAAGATCTCGAGATCGATTTCGCCGCCAGCGTGCCCGATCTCGAACTGCCTATCGTCGCGGACAGCGACAAGGTGCGGGTGTTGCCGCTGCGTAAGCTTAACCCCAACCTGCCGCGCAAGCGGGTCGTTCGCGAGCCGTCTTGCGCATGCTGCCCGGGCTGCGGCGGCGATCTGCGCGCCATGGGCGAAGATAGCGAGGAGATGCTCGATCTGGTCGCCCAGGCCTGGCAGGTGATGGAGACCGTTCGACCCAAGTACAGCTGCCGGACCTGCGATAAAATCATCCAGGCGCCGGCACCAGCCAAGGCCATTGCTCGCGGCAAGCTCAGCTATGCCGCGCTCGCCCATATCATGATGGCCAAGTGGGGTTATCATTTGCCCTTCTACCGTCAGGCCCAGATGATGGCCGCCAAGGGCGTCGATATCGAGCGATCCACGCTTGCGCGCAGCGCCGGCTACGCCGCCGCCTTGCTCGATCCGATCTACAACCGCATCCGTGAGATCGGCCGTACCCGCAGCAAGATTCACACCGACGACACGCGGCTTCCGATCCTGGCGCCCAGCACCGGAACGACGCACAAGGGCGCGCTCTGGGTTTACGTCGCCGACGACCGCAACTCGGGTTCGCAGGAGCCGCCGATCGCCTGGTATCGCGCCACCATGGGCCGAGCCGGCGAGAGCGTGATGACCGAGCTCGCCGGATTTGCTGGCACTCTTCAGGCCGACGGTTTTAGCGGCTACAATCAGCTCTACAAGGGCGGCGCCATTCGCGAAGCCGCCTGCCTGGCCCATCTGCGTCGCAAGATATTCGACGTTCACGACAGCCAGCCGACCGAGCTCAGCACGACGGCCATGGCCGGTATCCAGGCGATCTACCGGATCGAGGAAGAGATACGTGGGCTGCCGCCCGCCGAGCGATTGGCCGCTCGACGAAGGCGTACCCGACCACTGGTCCGCGCGCTGCGACGACAGCTCATGCGCCAGGGCAAGGGTTTGTCGCGCCATGCCGATATCGCCAAGGCCTTCGCCTACGGCGCCAAGCGATGGCGCGCGTTCAATCGCTTCCTCTACGATGGCCAGCTCGAGCCCGACAACCTGATCGCGGAGCGCGCCATTCGTGGATTTACGGTCGGAAGGCGCAACTGGCTTTTCTCGGGTAACTTTGCCGCGGCAGAGCGGTCAGCGGTCGTGCTCAGCATCATCGAGACCTGCAAGCTCGGCGGCGTCGATGCCGAAGCCTACATGGCCGATGTCACCGAGCGCATCCAGAACGACTGGCCAGCCTCGCGCTGGGACGAGCTGATGCCATGGAACTGGGCGCGCCGCGAAGAGATGCCGCTCCCGTTGGCGGCATGA
- a CDS encoding UPF0149 family protein, with amino-acid sequence MELGAPRRDAAPVGGMSALDATALSDEALEAWMAAKTNRPLVRTISALDGFVTAAVTGPRYPDPQDWMCPLMGLRRDVVAKGSAADHAVFASVARIHNRINETLFDRPQDYAPRFATKPSGGIDPRPWCQGFYAAINLNIKKWKSLLDLNNPNHGLLLPILIYCVDKKGRPVLGKPRPGPETARFIEHEAYKDIALVIPALRELHYVTRYDAPK; translated from the coding sequence ATGGAACTGGGCGCGCCGCGAAGAGATGCCGCTCCCGTTGGCGGCATGAGCGCGCTCGATGCCACGGCGCTGTCGGACGAGGCGCTCGAGGCCTGGATGGCTGCCAAGACCAACCGCCCGCTGGTGCGGACGATATCGGCGCTGGATGGCTTCGTAACGGCGGCGGTCACTGGGCCGCGCTACCCGGACCCGCAAGACTGGATGTGCCCGCTCATGGGGTTGCGGCGCGACGTCGTGGCCAAAGGCTCTGCAGCCGATCACGCCGTGTTTGCCAGCGTCGCCAGGATCCACAACCGGATCAACGAGACGCTCTTCGACAGACCGCAGGATTATGCGCCCCGCTTCGCAACCAAGCCCAGCGGCGGCATCGACCCGCGGCCGTGGTGCCAGGGGTTCTACGCGGCCATCAATCTCAACATCAAAAAATGGAAATCGCTACTCGACCTCAACAACCCCAACCACGGTCTGCTGCTGCCGATCCTGATCTACTGCGTCGACAAAAAGGGCAGGCCCGTCCTCGGCAAGCCCAGGCCGGGGCCCGAGACCGCGCGCTTCATCGAGCACGAGGCGTACAAAGACATCGCCCTCGTCATCCCCGCCCTGCGCGAACTCCACTACGTCACCCGTTATGACGCTCCGAAGTGA
- a CDS encoding IS66 family transposase has translation MRQGNGLSRHADIAKAFAYGTRRWRAFNRFLYDGQLEPDNLIAERAIRGFTGGRRNWLFSGSLARQSPRPPRTPLRHPL, from the coding sequence ATGCGCCAGGGCAACGGTTTGTCGCGCCATGCCGATATCGCGAAGGCCTTCGCCTATGGCACCAGGCGATGGCGCGCGTTCAATCGCTTCCTCTACGATGGCCAGCTCGAGCCCGACAACCTGATCGCGGAGCGGGCCATTCGTGGATTTACAGGCGGCCGACGCAACTGGCTTTTCTCGGGCAGCCTCGCGCGGCAGAGTCCCCGCCCTCCGCGAACTCCACTACGTCACCCATTATGA
- a CDS encoding DDE-type integrase/transposase/recombinase → MFKGRRFHRSVIVTGRCHVDETYLKHRGQWMCIYRAIDGERNASSTERWPIIAEPIASSSMAV, encoded by the coding sequence ATGTTCAAGGGGCGCCGGTTTCACCGGTCAGTGATCGTCACTGGTAGATGCCATGTCGACGAAACCTATCTCAAGCATCGTGGCCAGTGGATGTGTATCTATCGAGCGATCGACGGAGAGCGAAACGCTTCTTCAACAGAGCGCTGGCCAATCATCGCCGAGCCGATCGCGTCGTCATCGATGGCAGTCTAA
- a CDS encoding CapA family protein has product MATLNTQKGSVSMTEVEKFDAIGSIATNVADGFTMVAVGDLMMRRPVTKNRRNGIGDVVEILRSADATFGNLETNIFDTRSFKGSPQAEHGGGYHVGPPELGLDLKAMGFNVLAVANNHTFDWGAEGMRETGHVLDQNGIIHAGAGDSLAQAGAARYLETARGRVALVSFAATFTPMSRACDPAGESPGRPGIATLRLANSVVVRPEMLESLKHIHNSLPDSIPGREDENRVILAGVTFQTGEKVGYSFEPDPRDLGGICRNVRQGKQFADFLIVTNHGHEPGEWSREPPDYEQSLAHKLIDAGADAYVGHGPHQLRGIEIYRGRPIFYSLGNFIFDNLQMIEGADFFDEYDKDPRVDTVADILVQAMNEQGIQGTECYESIVTVSRFEQNQLAELRLVPVELGYSERLANRGVPRLAPRPEAEVILERLQRLSKPFGTHITIENGIGIIRVTSSSPR; this is encoded by the coding sequence ATGGCAACTTTAAATACTCAAAAAGGATCAGTGTCGATGACAGAAGTTGAAAAGTTCGACGCCATTGGCTCGATAGCGACAAACGTTGCGGATGGCTTCACAATGGTTGCCGTTGGTGATCTCATGATGAGGCGCCCCGTAACTAAGAACCGGCGAAACGGTATTGGCGATGTTGTGGAAATACTTCGGAGCGCTGATGCCACATTCGGCAACCTTGAGACGAATATCTTCGACACCCGCTCGTTCAAGGGAAGCCCCCAAGCCGAGCACGGCGGCGGCTATCATGTCGGACCGCCAGAACTTGGACTGGATTTGAAAGCTATGGGATTCAACGTTCTAGCTGTTGCGAACAATCACACGTTTGATTGGGGGGCGGAAGGCATGCGCGAGACCGGTCATGTGCTCGACCAGAATGGTATCATTCATGCGGGCGCTGGTGACAGTTTAGCTCAAGCTGGGGCCGCTCGCTATCTTGAGACCGCCCGTGGTCGCGTAGCGTTGGTATCGTTCGCGGCCACGTTTACGCCTATGTCCCGTGCGTGCGATCCTGCAGGCGAATCGCCGGGCAGGCCAGGCATTGCCACCCTTCGGTTGGCGAATAGTGTCGTAGTCCGGCCTGAGATGCTCGAAAGCTTGAAGCACATACACAATTCGTTGCCTGACTCAATTCCAGGTCGTGAGGATGAAAACCGAGTAATCCTCGCCGGTGTGACATTCCAGACCGGCGAGAAAGTTGGATATAGTTTCGAACCCGACCCCCGCGATCTAGGCGGCATCTGCCGAAACGTTCGCCAAGGCAAGCAATTTGCCGACTTCTTAATTGTCACTAACCACGGTCATGAGCCGGGCGAATGGAGCCGAGAGCCACCTGATTACGAACAGTCGCTAGCCCACAAGTTGATTGATGCTGGGGCCGACGCATACGTCGGGCATGGGCCTCATCAACTGCGGGGCATCGAGATCTATAGAGGCCGGCCTATTTTTTACAGCTTGGGTAACTTCATCTTCGACAACCTTCAAATGATTGAGGGGGCCGATTTTTTCGATGAATATGATAAAGACCCACGTGTCGACACTGTTGCTGATATCCTGGTCCAAGCGATGAACGAACAGGGTATTCAGGGTACAGAGTGCTATGAGAGTATTGTCACCGTCAGCCGGTTTGAGCAAAATCAGCTTGCTGAACTGAGGCTCGTTCCGGTCGAGCTCGGTTACTCGGAAAGGTTAGCTAACCGGGGTGTGCCGCGTCTCGCGCCCAGGCCCGAAGCCGAAGTCATTCTGGAGCGTCTACAGAGGCTGTCGAAGCCATTTGGGACCCATATCACCATCGAAAATGGCATTGGGATCATCAGGGTAACCAGCAGTTCGCCGCGATAG
- a CDS encoding amidohydrolase, producing the protein MENDPLSLNEIVRRVNAKAADYCALSDRIWTMPELAFEEHRSVAEHIAMLEHEGFRITRNVAGIATAFVAEYGEGSPIIGILGEYDALPDLAQTSGATEHKPLTKGGHGHGCGHNLLGAGSALAAVALKDALAAGGIEAKVRYYGCPAEEAGGGKSYMARAGAFDDLDAAFCWHPGALNEVMTKSTNAAVSARFSFTGRAAHAAVDPHLGRSALDAVELMNVGVNYLREHIPSNARVHYAITNTGGEAPNTVQAYAESSYSVRSPTLTDAEGVLARVKKIADGAALMTETSVKMQRIGGSANIIPNEALYDVMFENMSRIGPPAFDVVDLEFAKELRSKALTDDDVMANVAAKDISLKDKVLHDSLLRLGSGQVDMGTTDVGDVSWIVPTAQCFTACFAIGTPWHTWQLVTQGNLPAAHKGMVLAAKAMAATAADCIRNPDIIARAKVELKRRTGSHPYRCPIPSDVVPSDLRAKAS; encoded by the coding sequence ATGGAAAACGACCCTCTCAGCCTTAATGAAATCGTCCGTCGCGTGAATGCGAAGGCGGCCGACTACTGCGCCTTAAGCGACCGCATTTGGACCATGCCAGAACTAGCTTTCGAGGAGCATCGCTCAGTTGCCGAGCACATCGCTATGCTCGAGCACGAAGGCTTTCGCATCACGAGAAACGTCGCTGGTATCGCTACCGCCTTTGTGGCTGAATACGGCGAGGGCAGTCCCATTATTGGCATCCTTGGCGAGTACGACGCGCTCCCTGATCTGGCTCAAACGTCAGGCGCGACCGAGCATAAGCCATTAACCAAGGGTGGTCACGGCCATGGCTGCGGGCACAATCTTCTCGGTGCCGGCTCGGCGCTTGCGGCGGTGGCGTTAAAAGATGCGCTAGCAGCGGGAGGCATCGAAGCGAAAGTGCGATATTATGGATGCCCGGCAGAAGAAGCCGGGGGGGGCAAGTCATACATGGCTCGAGCGGGCGCCTTCGACGATCTCGATGCTGCCTTTTGCTGGCACCCAGGTGCACTAAATGAGGTGATGACCAAGTCAACGAATGCTGCAGTTAGCGCTCGTTTCAGCTTCACGGGTCGTGCGGCGCACGCGGCGGTGGATCCCCATTTGGGACGCAGTGCGCTCGATGCGGTGGAACTGATGAATGTAGGAGTTAACTACCTGCGGGAACACATACCCTCCAACGCACGCGTCCACTATGCCATTACCAATACCGGCGGTGAGGCACCCAACACGGTGCAGGCATATGCCGAATCCAGCTACTCTGTTCGTTCTCCGACCTTGACAGATGCTGAGGGGGTACTCGCCCGCGTGAAGAAGATTGCAGATGGCGCTGCTCTGATGACAGAAACATCTGTCAAGATGCAGAGGATCGGCGGCAGCGCGAACATAATTCCAAACGAAGCACTGTACGACGTCATGTTTGAGAACATGAGCCGTATCGGCCCACCGGCCTTCGACGTTGTTGACCTGGAGTTTGCCAAGGAGCTTCGCAGCAAGGCATTGACGGATGACGATGTGATGGCCAACGTCGCGGCTAAAGATATTTCACTTAAGGACAAAGTACTCCATGATAGCCTGCTCCGTTTGGGAAGTGGTCAAGTGGACATGGGCACGACAGATGTAGGCGACGTCAGCTGGATCGTGCCAACCGCACAGTGCTTTACAGCTTGCTTCGCTATCGGTACGCCGTGGCACACCTGGCAGCTTGTCACGCAGGGCAACTTGCCAGCAGCTCACAAGGGTATGGTTTTGGCCGCAAAGGCTATGGCCGCTACTGCGGCCGATTGCATACGCAATCCGGACATTATCGCTCGTGCTAAGGTGGAGTTGAAGCGGCGTACTGGGAGTCATCCATATCGCTGCCCAATCCCCTCAGACGTCGTGCCCAGTGATTTGCGTGCGAAGGCATCATAG
- a CDS encoding ABC transporter ATP-binding protein, with amino-acid sequence MNGPLLKVENLTKHYPLGSGIFKKSIPVIRAVEDVSFSVEAGETLCIVGESGCGKSTVARLLMRLVEPTAGRVLIDGTDIAGLKKNALRDWRRRMQMVFQDPYSSLNPRLSAGQIITEPVENFERLSRKQRQALAADLLQKVGMSPEMMHRLPSELSGGQRQRLGIARALALKPSLIIADEAVSALDVSVQAQILNLLMDLQQQMGITFLFISHDLGVVEHIAHRVAVMYLGRIVELAPSQALFAKPVHPYTEALIAAAPVPDPTRVRLEAPVEGEVPSPINPPSGCAFHPRCPLAVERCRIEVPPLVPMPDGRVVACHVRAPATNIPTQPTEMSYPSLTAGPPQTLHPIQDLHNIADIDTEHHPK; translated from the coding sequence ATGAACGGTCCTCTACTGAAAGTCGAGAATCTGACCAAGCATTATCCGCTTGGTTCGGGAATCTTCAAGAAAAGCATTCCGGTGATCCGGGCGGTGGAGGATGTATCGTTTTCCGTCGAGGCGGGCGAGACACTTTGCATTGTCGGTGAATCCGGCTGCGGCAAGTCCACCGTGGCGCGGCTCTTGATGCGGCTCGTGGAGCCGACGGCCGGGCGCGTGCTGATCGACGGGACCGACATTGCGGGTCTCAAGAAAAACGCACTTCGAGATTGGCGCCGTCGGATGCAGATGGTCTTTCAGGATCCTTACTCGTCGCTGAACCCGCGCCTCTCCGCCGGACAGATCATCACCGAACCCGTTGAAAATTTCGAACGTCTCAGCCGCAAGCAACGCCAAGCCCTTGCCGCGGACCTCCTCCAAAAGGTGGGAATGTCGCCCGAGATGATGCACAGGCTTCCGTCCGAGTTGTCGGGCGGCCAGCGCCAGCGGCTTGGCATCGCCCGGGCACTGGCCCTTAAGCCCTCGCTCATTATCGCCGACGAGGCGGTGTCGGCCCTCGATGTTTCCGTGCAGGCACAGATCCTCAACCTCCTGATGGATCTGCAACAGCAGATGGGCATCACCTTCCTCTTCATCTCGCATGACCTCGGCGTCGTGGAGCATATCGCGCATCGCGTTGCCGTCATGTATTTGGGGCGGATCGTGGAGCTCGCCCCGAGCCAGGCGCTGTTCGCCAAACCCGTCCATCCCTACACCGAGGCGCTGATCGCTGCAGCACCCGTGCCGGATCCCACGCGGGTTCGGCTGGAGGCGCCCGTCGAGGGAGAGGTGCCGAGCCCGATCAACCCGCCGAGCGGGTGCGCGTTCCACCCGCGCTGCCCGCTCGCGGTAGAACGCTGCCGCATCGAGGTACCGCCTTTGGTGCCGATGCCAGATGGGCGGGTAGTGGCCTGTCATGTACGCGCTCCGGCCACAAACATTCCGACCCAGCCGACTGAGATGTCCTATCCTTCGCTCACTGCGGGACCGCCGCAAACCCTCCACCCGATCCAAGACCTTCACAACATAGCTGACATCGACACTGAACATCATCCCAAGTAG
- a CDS encoding ABC transporter ATP-binding protein, translating into MLMREPAGNDVLLEVRDLETHFYGQESVTRALGGISFQVKKGETLGVVGESGCGKSVTALSILRLLPKLSARTVGGEVRFHGRDLLELSDGEMRKIRGDQIAMIFQEPMTSLNPVYTVGRQIAEVVQIHTKASRSAGMAKAEEMLRLVRIADPERRVNNYPHEMSGGMRQRAMIAMALACSPELLIADEPTTALDVTIQAQILRLIVDLKERTGTAVMFITHDLGVIAETCQRVIVMYAGRIVEQANVTDLFARPAHPYTQGLMRSLPDRRRGRQRRLPEIPGIVPSLREPIVGCSFAPRCPFAIDICRDKTPALRDVGLSHAAACWRAEEVMGA; encoded by the coding sequence ATGCTAATGCGAGAACCCGCAGGGAATGACGTGCTTCTCGAAGTCCGAGACCTTGAGACGCACTTTTACGGTCAGGAGAGCGTCACCCGTGCCCTGGGCGGCATTAGCTTCCAGGTGAAAAAAGGCGAGACGCTCGGCGTCGTCGGCGAATCCGGATGTGGCAAAAGTGTCACCGCCCTCTCCATCCTTCGCCTGCTGCCGAAGCTGAGCGCCAGGACCGTCGGCGGCGAGGTCCGCTTCCACGGACGCGACCTCCTTGAGCTGTCCGATGGGGAGATGCGAAAGATCCGCGGCGACCAGATCGCAATGATCTTCCAGGAGCCGATGACGAGCCTGAACCCCGTCTATACGGTCGGCCGCCAGATCGCCGAGGTGGTACAGATCCACACGAAAGCGTCTCGCTCGGCGGGCATGGCAAAGGCAGAAGAGATGCTCCGTCTCGTCCGCATCGCGGATCCCGAGCGTCGCGTCAACAACTATCCTCACGAAATGTCGGGCGGCATGCGTCAGCGCGCCATGATCGCCATGGCGCTCGCCTGCTCACCGGAACTTTTGATTGCCGACGAGCCAACGACCGCCCTCGACGTCACGATCCAGGCGCAGATTCTGCGGCTCATCGTCGATCTGAAGGAGCGCACGGGAACGGCCGTGATGTTCATCACGCATGATCTGGGCGTTATAGCCGAGACATGCCAGCGCGTGATCGTGATGTATGCTGGCCGGATCGTAGAACAAGCGAACGTCACGGATTTGTTTGCGCGACCTGCGCATCCTTACACCCAGGGGCTCATGCGATCGCTGCCTGACCGGCGGCGTGGCCGACAGCGCCGCCTTCCGGAAATTCCCGGCATTGTCCCTAGCCTACGCGAGCCCATTGTGGGCTGCAGCTTTGCGCCTCGCTGTCCGTTCGCTATCGACATTTGCCGCGACAAGACGCCCGCCCTGCGTGATGTCGGGTTGAGCCACGCCGCAGCTTGCTGGCGCGCCGAAGAGGTGATGGGCGCATGA